From a single Alkalihalophilus pseudofirmus genomic region:
- a CDS encoding alpha-ketoacid dehydrogenase subunit beta encodes MAVISYIEAVTLALKEEMERDEKVFVLGEDVGARGGVFRATNGLYEKFGEERVIDTPLAESAIAGVGIGAAMYGMRPVAEMQFADFIMPAVNQIISEAAKIRYRSNNDWNCPITIRAPYGGGVHGALYHSQSVEAIFASVPGLKIVMPSTPYDVKGLLKAAIRDEDPVLFFEHKRAYRLIKGEVPEEDYTLPIGKADVKREGDDITVITYGLSVHFALQAAERLEKDGISAHVLDLRTVYPLDKEAIIEAASKTGKVLLVTEDNKEGSIMGEVAAIIAEHCLFDLDAPVQRLAGPDVPAMPYAPTMEKYFMINPDKVEKAMRELAEF; translated from the coding sequence ATGGCAGTTATTTCATATATCGAAGCTGTAACATTAGCGCTTAAAGAAGAGATGGAGCGCGATGAAAAAGTATTTGTACTTGGTGAGGATGTTGGTGCTCGCGGCGGGGTATTCCGAGCAACGAACGGTCTTTATGAAAAGTTTGGAGAAGAGCGTGTTATTGATACACCGCTTGCAGAGTCAGCTATTGCTGGTGTAGGAATTGGTGCGGCAATGTATGGAATGAGACCTGTTGCTGAGATGCAGTTTGCAGATTTTATTATGCCTGCAGTCAACCAAATCATTTCAGAAGCAGCCAAAATTCGTTATCGCTCCAATAATGACTGGAATTGTCCAATTACCATTCGTGCCCCTTATGGCGGCGGCGTACATGGTGCACTTTATCATTCACAATCTGTGGAGGCTATTTTTGCAAGTGTTCCTGGCTTAAAGATTGTTATGCCTTCTACTCCATATGATGTGAAAGGTTTATTAAAAGCGGCCATTCGTGATGAAGATCCAGTTCTATTCTTTGAACATAAACGCGCATACCGTTTGATTAAAGGTGAAGTTCCAGAAGAGGACTACACACTCCCGATTGGTAAAGCGGATGTGAAACGTGAAGGTGATGACATTACCGTCATTACATATGGTCTTTCCGTACATTTTGCTCTTCAAGCGGCAGAACGTCTTGAGAAAGATGGTATTTCAGCTCATGTACTTGATTTACGTACAGTCTATCCGCTTGATAAAGAAGCGATCATTGAAGCGGCTAGTAAGACAGGTAAAGTACTACTTGTGACAGAGGATAATAAAGAAGGCAGCATTATGGGTGAGGTAGCTGCTATTATCGCTGAACATTGCTTATTTGATCTTGATGCACCTGTGCAGCGTCTAGCAGGACCAGATGTACCTGCAATGCCTTATGCACCTACAATGGAAAAATACTTTATGATTAACCCAGATAAAGTTGAAAAAGCAATGCGTGAGCTTGCAGAATTCTAA
- a CDS encoding thiamine pyrophosphate-dependent dehydrogenase E1 component subunit alpha, whose translation MADNRHQSLGLSDEKVLEMYETMLLARKIDERMWLLNRAGKIPFVISCQGQEAAQVGAAFALDREKDYILPYYRDMGVVLTFGMTATDLMLSGFAKAEDPNSGGRQMPGHFGQKKNRIVTGSSPVTTQVPHAVGIALAGKMQGEDFVTFTTFGEGSSNQGDFHEGANFAGVHKLPVILMCENNKYAISVPIEKQLACEKVSDRAIGYGMPGVTVDGNDPLAVYAAVKEAADRGRRGEGPSLIETVSYRLTPHSSDDDDRAYRSREEVEEAKKLDSIITFAEYLREVGLLTDQSLEEMEKRVAKIVNDATEYAENAPYADPESAMKHVYAE comes from the coding sequence ATGGCTGATAATCGTCATCAATCATTAGGGCTTTCTGATGAAAAGGTGTTAGAAATGTATGAAACAATGCTTCTAGCACGTAAAATCGATGAGCGTATGTGGTTATTAAACCGAGCAGGTAAAATTCCATTTGTGATCTCTTGTCAAGGACAAGAGGCGGCACAAGTGGGGGCTGCATTTGCGCTTGATCGTGAGAAAGATTATATTCTGCCATACTACCGCGATATGGGGGTAGTATTAACCTTTGGAATGACAGCTACGGACTTGATGCTTTCAGGTTTTGCAAAAGCAGAAGATCCAAACTCTGGTGGTCGTCAAATGCCAGGTCACTTTGGTCAAAAGAAAAACCGTATTGTTACAGGTTCATCTCCTGTTACAACACAAGTCCCTCATGCTGTTGGGATTGCACTTGCAGGAAAAATGCAGGGGGAAGATTTTGTTACTTTTACAACGTTTGGTGAAGGGTCTTCTAACCAAGGAGATTTCCATGAAGGAGCAAACTTCGCTGGGGTACACAAACTGCCGGTTATTTTAATGTGTGAAAATAATAAATATGCCATCTCAGTACCAATCGAGAAGCAATTAGCATGTGAAAAAGTATCTGATCGTGCTATTGGTTATGGTATGCCTGGTGTAACAGTAGACGGAAATGATCCACTAGCTGTGTATGCGGCTGTTAAAGAAGCTGCAGATCGCGGACGCAGAGGGGAAGGTCCTTCTTTAATCGAGACAGTATCTTATCGTCTAACTCCTCACTCTAGTGATGATGACGATCGTGCTTACCGCTCTCGTGAAGAGGTAGAAGAAGCGAAGAAGCTTGACTCGATTATTACTTTTGCTGAATATTTACGCGAAGTGGGTCTTCTAACAGATCAATCACTTGAAGAGATGGAAAAACGCGTAGCTAAGATTGTTAATGATGCGACAGAGTATGCAGAGAACGCACCGTATGCTGATCCAGAAAGTGCAATGAAGCACGTGTACGCAGAATAG
- the lpdA gene encoding dihydrolipoyl dehydrogenase: MAEEYDLVILGAGTGGYVAAIRAAQHGLKVAVVEKEKLGGTCLHKGCIPSKALLRSAEVFETAKRADDFGVQTGEVSLDFTKVQKRKESIVDQLHRGVQHLMKKGKIDVFEGTGRILGPSIFSPTPGTISVEMANGDENMMLIPQNVIVATGSSPRTLPGLEVDGTHVLTSDEALQLETLPASILIVGGGVIGIEWASMLHDFGVDVTVIEYGPQILPTEDKDISKEAAKILKKKGIKIVTNAKVMADTIEKGDSVSIKADVNGKEETFTAEKLLVSVGRTANVKDIGLENTDIQVENGVILVNEFYQTKESHIYAIGDVIGGLQLAHVASHEGIIAVDHIARKNPDPIDYDTVSKCIYSHPEMASVGITEEEAKKRGHNVKIGQFPFKAIGKALVFGETDGFVKIIADADNDDVLGVHMIGPHVTDMISEAALAKVLDAAHFEVAHTIHPHPTLSEVIGEAALAVEGKAIHS, from the coding sequence ATGGCTGAAGAATATGATCTTGTCATACTAGGTGCAGGGACTGGCGGTTACGTAGCCGCCATCCGTGCTGCTCAGCATGGCTTAAAAGTAGCAGTGGTAGAAAAAGAAAAGCTTGGAGGCACTTGCTTACATAAAGGATGTATCCCGAGTAAGGCGCTGCTTAGAAGTGCCGAGGTATTTGAGACAGCTAAACGCGCTGATGATTTTGGTGTACAGACAGGTGAAGTATCTCTTGATTTCACAAAAGTCCAAAAGCGTAAAGAAAGTATTGTAGATCAGTTGCACCGAGGTGTACAACATCTCATGAAAAAAGGGAAGATCGATGTTTTCGAAGGAACAGGCCGTATTTTAGGTCCTTCTATTTTCTCTCCTACACCAGGAACCATCTCAGTTGAAATGGCAAATGGGGATGAAAATATGATGCTGATCCCTCAAAACGTCATTGTTGCTACAGGGTCATCTCCACGTACATTGCCAGGGCTTGAAGTAGATGGGACCCATGTGCTTACTTCCGATGAGGCTCTGCAGCTTGAAACTCTTCCTGCATCCATCCTGATTGTAGGTGGCGGAGTTATTGGGATTGAATGGGCGTCAATGCTGCATGATTTTGGCGTAGACGTAACCGTGATTGAATATGGACCGCAGATTCTCCCTACTGAAGATAAAGACATTTCAAAGGAAGCTGCGAAGATTTTAAAGAAAAAAGGTATTAAAATCGTTACAAATGCTAAAGTAATGGCGGACACGATTGAAAAAGGTGACAGCGTTTCCATTAAGGCAGATGTTAATGGAAAAGAAGAAACCTTTACTGCAGAAAAACTTCTTGTTTCTGTAGGACGTACGGCAAATGTAAAAGATATCGGACTTGAGAACACTGATATTCAAGTAGAAAACGGTGTGATCTTAGTTAATGAGTTCTATCAAACAAAAGAATCTCATATTTACGCGATTGGAGATGTGATCGGCGGCTTGCAATTAGCTCACGTTGCTTCTCATGAAGGGATTATTGCAGTGGATCACATAGCAAGAAAAAATCCTGACCCAATCGATTATGATACGGTATCAAAATGTATTTACAGCCACCCAGAAATGGCAAGTGTCGGAATCACTGAGGAAGAAGCGAAAAAACGCGGCCATAATGTGAAAATCGGACAATTTCCGTTTAAAGCTATTGGTAAAGCACTTGTATTTGGTGAAACAGATGGCTTTGTAAAAATTATTGCAGATGCTGATAATGATGATGTGCTTGGGGTTCATATGATCGGACCGCATGTAACAGATATGATTTCAGAAGCGGCACTTGCTAAAGTTCTTGACGCTGCTCATTTTGAAGTAGCTCATACGATTCATCCACACCCGACTCTCTCAGAAGTTATCGGAGAGGCAGCGTTAGCAGTAGAAGGCAAAGCAATACACTCTTAA